The Pristiophorus japonicus isolate sPriJap1 unplaced genomic scaffold, sPriJap1.hap1 HAP1_SCAFFOLD_71, whole genome shotgun sequence genome contains the following window.
atattaaactccagtccagttataggGGTAATCAGTATCAGCAGAatgaaagcccaactgtcagaatggacacgattcagtctggaACAACAGCGAATCCAAACCCtggagtcacttgtgaactcgctggtgtgtcagcaggttggatgatgtagtgaatccattcccacactcagagcagatgaacggcctctccctggtgtgaacttgctggtgtatcagcaggtgggatgaccgagtgaatcccttcccacactcagaacagatgaacggcctctctccagtgtgaactcgctggtgcatcagcaggtgtgatgaccgagtgaatcccttcccacactcgaagcaggtgaacggcctctccccagtgtgaactcgctggtgtgttagcaggtgggatgaccgagtgaatgctttgccacagtcagagcaggtgaacggcctctccccagtgtgaactcgctgatgtctcagcaggtgggatgatgtagtgaatccctccccacactcagagcagctgaatggcctctccccagtatgaactcgctggtgaattAGAagatgggatgactgagtgaatccctgcccacattcagagcaggtgaatggcttctcccctgtgtgaactcgctggtgtttcaacaGGTTGGAATGGGcaatgaatcctttcccacacttggagcaggtgaatggtcgctccccagtgtgaactcgctggtgtttcaacaGGTTGGAAtgggcagtgaatcccttcccacaatcagagcaggtgaacggcctctctccagtgtggcagcgccgatgaacttccagattagatgggtaattgaatcccttcccacagtcctcacattcccacggtttctctgtggtgggggtgtccttgtgtctctccaggttggacgatcagttgaagcctggtacaCACAGATCACCTTTACGGGTTCTCCCCGCTGTTAATGGTGTGATGTTttgtcagtctgtgtaactggttaaagctctttccacagtcagtgcactggaacactctcactcgggtgtgtgtgtctcgtgcTTTTCCAGTATCACTGATGTTTGAaacctgttcccacagacagaacagacaaacttttctccttccacattgaaaCGCCGATGATactcaggtcctgaggaatcgagtgattccgtcagatcttgatgtgatgtttggtttgagttcccCGCCTGCAAATCCTGCCCCTCGAataacctggaaaaggagtttacaaaaatcattactgcaagaagaggacagaaattcagaacagacaattctagattctagagaacattctttcctctcttattCCAGAAAGCAGAAAATCCCCACTCCATACTCTTCCTCATTCCTGTCCTGAAATTCAGCTTGTCCTCTGCTCCCAATTTTCATCAccatctctggctgggttcagttctacactcattggttcccctcccctaaaggtgctgactctggctgggttcagttctgcactcactggttcccctcccctgaaggtgctgactctggctgggttcagttctacactcactggttcccctcccctgaaggtgctgactctggctgggttcagttctacactcactggttcccctcccctgaaggtactgactctggctgggttcagttctacaccaactggttcccctcccctgaaggtgctgactctggctgggttcagttctacactcactggttcccctctcctgaaggtgctgactctggctgggttcagttctacactcactggttcccctctcctgaaggtgctgactctggctgggttcagttctacactcactgattcccctcccctgaaggtactgactctggctgggtacagttctacactcactggttcccctcccctgaaggtactgactctggctggcttcagttctccactcactggttcccctcccctgaaggtactgactctggctgggtacagttctacactcactggttcccctcacctgaatgtgctgactctggctgggtacagttctacactcattggttcccctcccctgaaggtgctgactctggctgggttcagttctacattcactggatcccctcccctaaaggtgctgactctggctgggttaatagaaacacagaaaataggtgcaggagtaggccattcggcccttcgagcttgcaccaccattcaataagatcatgctgattattcacctcagtatccatttcctgctttctctccataccacttgatccctttagccataagggccatatcctactccctcttgaatatatctaatgacctggcatcaacaactctctgcagaagagaatgccacaggttcacaactctgagtgaagaagtttctcctcaactaattgctaaatggcctaccccttatccttagactgtgtcccctggttctggaactcccaaatatcgggaacattcttcccgcatctaacctgtacagtcgtgTCAGAatgttatttgtttctatgagatcccctctcattcttctaaactccagtgaatacaggcccagttgatccaaactctcctcatatgtcagtcctgccatccctggcatcagtctagtgaaccttcgctgcattccctcaatagcaagaatgtccttcctcagattatgagaccaaaactgaacacaatattccaggtgaggcctcagcaagactctgtacaactgcagtaagacctccctggtcctatactcaaatcccctagctatgaaggccaacatgccttttgccttcttcaccagctgTGCCAAACTGTATGCCAatcttcaatgcctgatgtaccatgccacccagatctcgttgcacctccacttttcctaatttgccgccgttCAGTTAATAttccgccttcatgtttttgccaccgaattggataagctcacatttaaccacattatacagcatctgccatgcacttgcccattcacctaacctgtccaagtcaacctgcagcctcttcgcatcctcctcacagctcacaccaccacccagctttagtgccatctgcaaatttggagatattactctcgatTCCTTCCtcttaatcattgatgtatattgtaaatagctgggttccctgcactgagccctgcggcacctaactagtctctgcctgccattctgaaatgacccatttatcctgactctctgcttcctgtctaaaaaccagttctctatccacgtcaaaccattacccccaataccatgttctacactcactggtccggtGATATTGTTTCTGTCACTTAATGGGAAAATGGGGCAGTTTCAAATTGCTTGGTTAGGGTAGACTAGATACTTTATgaatcactctctggtactgtgtgtcagtgtgtgatcgac
Protein-coding sequences here:
- the LOC139256326 gene encoding zinc finger protein 239-like, which produces MENCFKKWTEVAKRHQPPKIKKKAEESKEKPPPTYSPPSAPVMTTSPVSLYPRLPTTKPDDWQEIIEIVAAQLDQASRRRENPQNPLENENGAGGGADGGDPGASASGDARASGQEGIDHRYGVETRGQAAQREAADSTSQNPVGQNPRRHKDTPTTEKPWECEDCGKGFNYPSNLEVHRRCHTGERPFTCSDCGKGFTAHSNLLKHQRVHTGERPFTCSKCGKGFIAHSNLLKHQRVHTGEKPFTCSECGQGFTQSSHLLIHQRVHTGERPFSCSECGEGFTTSSHLLRHQRVHTGERPFTCSDCGKAFTRSSHLLTHQRVHTGERPFTCFECGKGFTRSSHLLMHQRVHTGERPFICSECGKGFTRSSHLLIHQQVHTRERPFICSECGNGFTTSSNLLTHQRVHK